The genomic interval CATCCGTGAAAATGCCGAGAAGGAACTAGAAATGTTCAAGAAGCTAGAAATCTACATCTTCTaggaaatctcatttttaaatgctggaaACCAATTCGTATTTGAACACCTACAGAACACCCACAGATCCACCCACAATTCTCAGGCAAAACTGTTTATGTCAGTGAATCCCAAGAGAGCCAAGGGCCTCTGGGGTTGGGGCTTCTGGGAAATTCCTGAACAACTGTGAAACACAAAAAGGTGAGCTCTTTTGAACTCATTTTTTGGCACTCTCACAACCGTAAGGGTTAGACCataaaagtatcttttttaaaaatttaaggggcacctgggtggctcagtcggttaagcatccgactttggctcaggtcatgatctctcggttcgtgaatttgagccccgcatcaggctctgtgctgacagctcagagcctggaacctgcttcaaattctttgtctccttctctctctctcaaaaataaacacacacaggggcgcctgggtggctcagtcggttgagcaaccgagttcagctcaggtcatgatctcacagctcatgagtttgagccccgtgtcgggctctatgctgacagctcagagcctggagcctgcttctgcttctgtctccctctctctctgcccctaacccactcgcattctgtctctctctcaaaaataaataaacattacaaataaataaataaacactaaaaaaatttaaaaatttagtttttatttttgagcgagagaatACACGACctgggcagaaggggagagacagagagagggagagagagaatgaatctcaagcaggttccacactgtcagtgcagagcctgacatgggactccaactcacgaaccatgagatcatgacctgagcagaaatcaagagtcggacccttaactcactgggccacccaggcacccccatcaaaGTATCTTTTGCCGTGCTTTTGGTACTTCATGTAAATCTAAGAAAGTATGAATTGTAGGAAATTCTTATCAAGTTAAACAGAAAGACAACACTGAATTGTATTCAAAtccagttttattaaaattatttggcGATTTCAGGAGCAGTACAAAGTCTTTGACTATGACCGCTGCGCACGTTTAGACAGGAGTTTAATATTTTTTGGTCTGGTTTGTGTTTGGGTATGTGTACTTTTCTAaaccttctgtccttcctttcgTTACCAAATGACAAAGTTCCTTACGTTTTTCTCTGTCTACAATACCTTACTACGTATAGGACAGGAATTTGTAAAGtaagactgaaaaaataaaatccatagatCCAAAAATTTCTCTGCAAATATTAAGAACATACAAAGGATACTAAAGGCATCTACATTTAGTCCTCCAAGTAGCAAGGCGAGCATTTGACGTCTGTggtttcttgttttcatttattgctAATTACAGTTCAGGGACCAAAGCGTTTCCAAAAGCATCCTTCATTGACATTCCCACCGTGGTTCCCCTGAATTTAGAGGATAAAACCAAGAGAGTACTTGATTTGGCCCTTACAATTACGatgcttattttctctttagtgGGATTTTTCTTCTGCAGTAGCTCAGGGCACTATTTGCTTGCTCAATGCCTTACAATTAGCGTCTGCTTTGTAGTAGATCTAGGCATTGGCTTTGTAAAAGGTGTATTGTTGGACAGCAGATGGTGGGGAGGCCTCCCTGTCCAAGGCAAAACTTTTAGCAGACCTTAGAGTAAAACCTTAGAGGATTTGGTGCTTCTTAGTTGTTCTCCAGGGATCCTGAAACTGtctgtaagaaagaaagaaagttgtgtAAGAATCTTTTACACAAGACCTTTTCGGCTTGTTCCTAAGGAGTCCTGTTTTTTTAGCAGCGTACGTAAACTTGGCTTTGGCAGTGGAGCCCTGTAGTTTCATTCCTGTGATAAGACTATCTCTTGGGGATCAGAATGCAGAAAACCAAGCGGAGCAATCACCTGAGAAATTTCTGCCCTTGTTTCCCTCCAAGGCTATGCTTTAAGATTTGTAAGGATGGCTTCCAGTATTGGATTTTCACGCATTGTCTATTTCTGGACATtcctggactttcttttttttgagagagcgctgcatgcgtgagcaggggaggggcacagggagagggagagagaaccccaagcaggttccccgctcagcgtggagctcgatgcagggcttgatctcaacaccacgagatcatgacctgagccaaaatcaagagtcagatgtttcaccgactgagccacccaggcaccctgaaaaaacattttctttagtagtgagcttacatttttaaatttctcagtaaATAATTCTTTGCAtctaatttacattattttatttaattaatttattaaaaatgttttttatatttatgtatttttgagagagagacagcgtgggagcaagggaggggcagacagggagacaaagaatccgaggcaggctccaggctctgagctgtcagcatagagcccaacatagggctcgaagtcctgaactgtgagatcatgacctgagccaagtgggatgcttaactggctgagccacgcaggtgccccaaatctacgttattttaaataaactgaaaacattgTCATGTCgtctccaaagaagaaaagaattaggATGTCAGGGGCCTTTGCACCAAGTTAAGGTTCATCTCATTCTTCACTTTGAGAAAACTTACTTACAGCAAGACATACGAACAATATCTAGAACAAGCAACGCATACAGTGTGTAATGTTGCCAACAGACAATGCACTTAAGCCGAGAAGAGAGAAATTATACTTACAAATGGAATCCTGATTCCAAATTTGCTGTGGAATGTCATGGTGACTTTGTTTTTATGTCCTGTTCTTTGATCAAAGGCGTGGCATGTATCAAAAGGCGGGCTGTACAAGTGAAGGCTGACGGCAGGCTCTGTATGGCTGATATTCTCTACTCGATGTAAACCAATGGAATCTATACAATACccaagaaggaaaagcagatgaAGGAGCTTAAATGACAGGTGCAGGTGAAAATCTGTCATCCTCCTAAGACCGTAAATCAATTTGATAAGGCTGGAATTAACAGAAATTACTCACTAGGGACTTTCCAGTTTAAGATAGTAAGTGACATGTACTCTACTTTCCTGAAACCCCTCTACAATTACacctgaagaattttaaaaaggcatcaattcacaaagacaaaaaaaaaaaaaaaaaaaaaagagacaagataaAGCATCAATAAAAGTTTGAGAGCTTGAAAGAACATGAATAGCTTTAccaaggacagaaagagaaatccttAGCTACCCATGGGGAGAGCCAAAAATTAACCTGACTTCTATCCTGAcatcatatctatatctatatatctacatatctatatacacacaatatatatatatgtaaatgaacCTCACTGTTatctttaaaaagagtttttttcatttttgagagagacagagcatgagtggggaaggggacagagagggagacacagaatccgaagcaggctccaggcgctgagctgtcagcacagagcccgacgaggggcttgaactcatggactgcgagatcatgacctgaagttggatgcttaatcgactgagccacccaggcgccccataacctCACTTATATCTTGAtatcataaatatgtatacataaatatataatatctgtATCTGAATCTGTATCTGTCTCAAAAGCTTAGGGACTGGCAGCACAGATACTTCTGGAAATGAGGATGAAGGCAGGGCTAAAAATTCAAGACCTGGTTGAAAAGCCTATTTAAGTAGAGGCTCTGATCTCTTTTACCACTTTTCCCCCATTCCCCAGAGTATAAGTCTGAGATCTCTAGTCTAGAAGGAGTAGAATACATGAACTCAGGACTGGTGAATACCAGGTGAAAAACAAGTGACTTAACATACTGAATGGTGAGATCCCTGCTTTCTTCACCACCTAGCTGCAGGAATGCTGCCAGACAGGATTGTTTTCTCAGCCGGTGGAGGGTGGAAATTCGAAGGAGCTTCTCAGAGAATCTGAATGGCTCCAGAATAAAGCTCTTAAAACACTGCCATTGGCTGTTCCTCAAGGAAAAAGCTCTGCCAGATTATTCTAGAGTGAAGGCCAGTTGACAGACACCATTCTTGTGTTCAGAGCTatcagttaactttttttttttgtccctggTTTTCAAATATTAGCCCACAGCCAAGGCCCCTAGATATTTGAGCAAGATCTCTAGTattggagcacgtgggtggcttagtgggttaagcatccaacttccactcaggtcatgatctcagagttcatgagtctgagctctGCATGTCCGGCTCTATGCTaaaaacagctcagagcctgaaggtgcttcagattctctgtcctcctctccctctgcccctcccccgtttgctctctgtctctcagaaattaatttaaaatgttcaacaacaacaaaaaaagatctcTAGTATTAAAAAGGGCCAGAGCaaacctcccaaaaaacaacCTGAACAAACACTACTCAggagaagactttaaaaaatcagacaaCCAGTTCAGGAGGTTTCCTAACTGAGCAACAGGAGTTTCAGAAATAGAACGAAACCAAACCCCAAAGAAATAACCTGAAAATATTTCCTGGATTAGAAGGACAGAGGTTTTCAGAATGAAAGAACCCACGGAGTACCCAACACAATGACTGAGAGTCGTGAAACAAGGGACATGACTGTAATGCTCGGGACAGGAAAAGATAACAAAAGAGAAGATCCCAaagtttctagaaagaaaaaaatagtttcatagAACGATTTAAGAATCAGAGTGGCAGCAGGCTTTCACAAAGATGACTGGAAACTGAAAGTCAAGGGATTACCTTTCATAGTTCTGGGAGAAGATTCTAGGCCCTAATTCCATATCAATCATGTTGTAACGATGGACTATAGAGACTTTCAGGTGAATGAGGTCTCACAAATTTACTTTCCACGAACGCTTTCTCACCAAGGGAGATGAGATTGAGGAGATGTTCCACCAAAATAAGGGCACGAACCAAGAAGGAAGCAGACAGCATATCAGGAAATAAGGGTATCAGcaaaaggaggaaacagagggaAAGACTGAATGATGTGAAGGTACTCCAGGATGACAGCTGAGCCCTGGCTCGGAAACAAACCAATTCAAACTGAAGCAAGTCTAGGGGccctgggggagaggaaggaaggtaggaaggaaggaaggagaaaaggaaggaaggagaaagaaaagacaaaaacaatttaaaaatatgttgagaaGAAATTTATAGTTAGGATAGAGTTTAAAGAATAATCAAGGAAGGAATTCAGGGTAATTTGTGTCGTTAATGTAGGCACCCAATTTGGTGCCTTTTTTATGATTTGTGATTCATGATCTGGCTCCACGAGCTTGcgagagagaacagaaaagccTTTAAGCGGAAGACTGAAGTTCTCCTCCCGGCCAGATAATAGCCAAGACCGCCTTCCCCCAACTCACAACTGCTGGGATCTTCAGCAGTTTTCCTCACTTCCAAAAATGGGACATAATTCTCACAGGTGCAACCTCTTTGGTTCTATAGCTTACTGCTCATAAGACACTGGCTTAAGAACAATCTTGAACACAAGTTCCACCTTCTTAAGGAATGACTGTCCCTTATGCAAATTATCATTTGTTTCTCCAGGTGCACATGCGTATGCTACCCAATGCAAGCCGTACAACCCTGCAAGCACAGACCCCACAAATCCTAGCCACCATCCTTTACAGAAACCCTGGAAACTCCTGTCTAATACCTATTGTTAACAATCCCagcatccatccacccatccatccatccatccatccatccatccgtccgtccgtccatccgcctctgcctcctttcctttatGCCCATGGGGTACCATCTTTCACAATAACCTTGAATCTTTCTTGGTGGTAGTTATGGACGCCAGACATGTCTACCATGTGCCTTTACGATAAGTAATTTGGTCTCCTTGTCccagttttctctttcctccacccTGTGTTGCATACTGCTACGGAACCCATCAAGACACTCCTGACAGAATTCTACTGACCAAAGCAGGCTCTTACATCAGCAGGTCGTGGGAGGCCCAGGCCCTGATCTCACTTTACTCTCCTACTACTCCTGTCCAAGCCCACTGTCAAGACCATTCTTTGCAATCATtgtgcctcccctgccctcacacTGTT from Panthera uncia isolate 11264 chromosome A1 unlocalized genomic scaffold, Puncia_PCG_1.0 HiC_scaffold_17, whole genome shotgun sequence carries:
- the CDO1 gene encoding cysteine dioxygenase type 1 isoform X2; amino-acid sequence: MILCWGEGHGSSIHDHTDSHCFLKMLQGNLKETLFAWPDKKSNEMIKKSERILRENQCAYINDSIGLHRVENISHTEPAVSLHLYSPPFDTCHAFDQRTGHKNKVTMTFHSKFGIRIPFTVSGSLENN